Proteins encoded within one genomic window of Nitrospina gracilis 3/211:
- the mutL gene encoding DNA mismatch repair endonuclease MutL, translating to MSASQAALAATLLARQPGPGAMTIQILPDSLANQIAAGEVVERPASVVKELVENAIDAGATRIAIEVEGAGKESITVRDNGCGMNPDDARLALARHATSKISQPEDLVSIRTLGFRGEALPSIASVAKVRLTTCHAEGQAGTEVTVEGGQAAVIKETACPKGTTLEVRQLFFNTPARHKFLRRDQTEAGYITQVVQQQALAHPGIQFSLSHNGRTVINTLPTDQVLYRIAELFGSELTRELLRVEKEEGRYRIEGFISSPILTRSKRDDQFSFINHRHIRDKVILSATQKGYSHLLPRGQHPVLFLYFTMDPDLLDVNVHPAKAEVRFAYQSEVYRFVMEAIQEALAGNEKSGLPEQKPLAPSESAGQSAVPHVANGASAETYASVPRPNLEHAPAGPPPRYQQTHSFQEMGQALQSFYGKGGGHDSVQPGRLPPEIDLFRTKPRAVSDMIYSDFEPLGQLNNSFIVMQGRRGVLVVDQHIAHERVLYERFKKAAMERKVEIQNLLFPLAIEFAPAEAQALVEELPELAKLGLEMEAFGTNGFLLRSVPAILKSHDHEAVVREIAAALARDEAQHSLQDKYDDVIIMMSCRNAIKVNHPMELDQIKKLLHDLEMTEMPYTCPHGRPIALLFDIEDILKQFHRK from the coding sequence TTGTCCGCTTCGCAGGCGGCATTGGCCGCCACACTGCTTGCCCGCCAACCGGGACCCGGTGCCATGACCATCCAGATATTGCCAGACAGTCTTGCCAACCAGATCGCCGCCGGTGAGGTGGTGGAACGCCCCGCCTCCGTCGTCAAGGAACTGGTCGAGAACGCCATCGACGCCGGGGCGACGCGCATCGCCATCGAGGTCGAGGGTGCGGGCAAGGAATCGATCACCGTCCGCGACAACGGGTGCGGCATGAATCCGGATGATGCAAGGCTGGCGCTGGCGCGGCACGCCACGAGCAAGATCTCCCAGCCGGAGGACCTGGTGTCCATCCGCACCCTGGGGTTTCGCGGCGAAGCGCTTCCCAGCATAGCGTCTGTGGCAAAGGTGCGGCTCACCACCTGCCATGCGGAAGGGCAGGCCGGGACGGAGGTGACGGTCGAAGGCGGGCAGGCTGCGGTGATCAAAGAGACCGCGTGCCCCAAGGGAACCACGTTGGAGGTGCGGCAGTTGTTTTTCAACACGCCGGCGCGACATAAGTTTTTGCGGCGTGACCAAACCGAGGCGGGGTACATCACGCAGGTGGTGCAGCAGCAGGCACTGGCGCATCCCGGAATTCAGTTTTCCCTGTCACACAACGGACGCACGGTGATCAACACCCTGCCGACGGACCAGGTGTTGTACCGCATCGCCGAGTTGTTCGGTTCGGAACTCACCCGCGAACTGCTTCGCGTGGAAAAAGAAGAGGGACGCTACCGGATTGAGGGCTTCATATCGAGCCCGATTCTCACGCGGTCCAAGCGGGACGATCAGTTCAGCTTCATCAACCACCGTCACATCCGGGACAAAGTCATCCTGTCGGCGACGCAGAAGGGATACAGCCACCTCCTTCCACGTGGCCAGCATCCGGTCCTGTTTTTGTATTTCACCATGGACCCGGACCTCCTTGACGTAAACGTGCATCCGGCGAAAGCCGAGGTTCGGTTTGCGTACCAGAGCGAGGTGTACCGGTTTGTGATGGAAGCCATCCAGGAAGCGCTGGCCGGAAACGAAAAATCCGGCCTGCCGGAGCAGAAACCTCTTGCGCCTTCCGAATCGGCAGGTCAAAGCGCAGTCCCCCATGTGGCTAACGGAGCGTCGGCGGAGACCTACGCCAGTGTGCCGCGTCCGAACCTGGAACACGCCCCGGCGGGCCCGCCGCCACGGTACCAGCAGACGCATTCGTTTCAGGAGATGGGTCAGGCACTCCAATCGTTTTACGGCAAAGGCGGGGGACACGACTCCGTGCAACCCGGCAGACTTCCGCCGGAGATCGACTTGTTCCGCACCAAGCCGCGTGCGGTGTCGGATATGATCTACTCCGACTTCGAACCTTTGGGTCAGCTCAACAACTCGTTTATCGTCATGCAGGGGCGGCGTGGCGTGCTGGTGGTGGACCAGCACATTGCCCACGAGCGCGTCCTGTACGAACGGTTCAAGAAGGCGGCGATGGAGCGCAAGGTGGAGATTCAGAACCTGCTGTTTCCATTGGCCATCGAGTTTGCGCCGGCCGAAGCGCAGGCGCTGGTGGAGGAATTGCCGGAGTTGGCCAAGCTCGGTCTGGAGATGGAAGCGTTCGGCACCAACGGATTCTTACTGCGGTCGGTGCCTGCAATACTCAAGTCCCACGACCACGAAGCCGTGGTGCGGGAGATCGCCGCGGCGCTGGCCCGGGACGAAGCCCAGCACAGCCTGCAGGACAAGTACGACGACGTCATCATCATGATGTCGTGCCGCAACGCCATCAAGGTCAACCACCCGATGGAGCTGGACCAGATCAAGAAACTGCTGCATGATCTGGAAATGACCGAGATGCCCTACACCTGTCCGCATGGGCGCCCCATCGCACTTCTCTTCGATATCGAAGACATCCTCAAGCAGTTTCACCGCAAATAA
- a CDS encoding helix-turn-helix domain-containing protein: MTVLSENMRTIRKSLKCTQMAFAQIMDIGFRTYVRYESGERDAPVAVLIKLARLADISLDRLLTTRVSVQELTRPDSELPPVKADNIEVVGGSLNEGRLMFKGIKEDFYITATPNEKKLLGHYRKLTPRSREKCLKEVQDWALSRKRAGNGAQTPKKVLKAKNTQKLKKMVKSIKKITVK; the protein is encoded by the coding sequence ATGACGGTTTTATCTGAGAACATGCGAACGATCCGGAAAAGTCTGAAATGCACGCAGATGGCTTTCGCCCAAATCATGGACATTGGCTTCCGAACCTACGTTCGATATGAATCCGGGGAACGCGACGCCCCGGTGGCGGTGCTCATCAAGCTTGCCCGGCTGGCCGATATTTCTCTCGACCGCCTGCTGACCACCCGGGTCAGCGTGCAGGAGTTGACCCGGCCGGACAGCGAACTGCCGCCGGTGAAAGCGGACAACATCGAGGTGGTCGGCGGGTCGCTCAACGAGGGCCGGCTGATGTTCAAGGGCATCAAGGAAGACTTCTACATCACCGCCACACCCAACGAGAAAAAACTGCTCGGCCATTACCGCAAGCTGACTCCACGTTCAAGGGAAAAATGCCTCAAGGAAGTTCAGGACTGGGCGCTCAGCCGCAAACGTGCAGGCAATGGCGCGCAGACCCCTAAAAAAGTGCTGAAAGCCAAGAACACACAGAAGCTCAAAAAAATGGTCAAGTCGATCAAAAAGATCACGGTCAAGTGA
- a CDS encoding tetratricopeptide repeat protein: protein MHRLHQPQGALRLDHRDDCADAGGCHCVLFAVKNRVSAPSANGAEQQSSGRSTFFQPSAPRKELDTEETLQLKELIGKYDKAYHYEKLGQIYLEQKKYDLAIEPFQEAVKRDPEMNEARYGLAKCYYGQGRFSEAAEVLEELVEIDKKFDYGNAIFGLAECYRLSGQEDKALETYEAVINSYHFFKAYYHYAKLLDKRGKKQEAIDYMKSIIGSSKDLPDYKLEKERRWIDEAYKFLRKNGIELA, encoded by the coding sequence GTGCATCGACTGCATCAACCGCAAGGAGCACTTCGTCTGGATCATCGTGATGATTGTGCTGATGCCGGTGGGTGCCATTGCGTACTTTTTGCAGTTAAAAACCGCGTTTCCGCACCGTCCGCCAACGGAGCCGAACAGCAAAGCTCGGGCCGGTCGACCTTCTTCCAACCCAGCGCACCGCGCAAGGAACTGGACACGGAAGAGACCCTGCAACTCAAGGAGTTGATCGGCAAATACGACAAGGCTTACCACTACGAAAAGCTCGGCCAGATTTACCTGGAACAGAAGAAATACGACCTGGCTATCGAGCCGTTTCAGGAGGCGGTCAAGCGCGACCCGGAAATGAACGAGGCACGTTACGGGCTCGCCAAATGCTATTACGGCCAGGGCCGTTTCTCTGAAGCCGCCGAGGTGCTGGAGGAACTGGTGGAGATCGACAAGAAGTTCGATTACGGCAACGCCATTTTCGGGCTTGCGGAGTGCTACCGCCTCTCCGGGCAGGAAGACAAGGCCCTCGAAACCTACGAAGCGGTCATCAATTCCTACCATTTCTTCAAGGCGTACTACCACTACGCCAAACTGCTCGACAAACGCGGCAAGAAGCAGGAAGCCATCGATTACATGAAAAGCATCATCGGCTCCTCGAAAGACCTTCCGGACTACAAGCTGGAAAAAGAGCGCCGCTGGATCGACGAAGCCTACAAATTCCTGCGCAAAAACGGCATCGAGCTGGCCTGA